The Montipora foliosa isolate CH-2021 chromosome 14, ASM3666993v2, whole genome shotgun sequence genome window below encodes:
- the LOC137984244 gene encoding uncharacterized protein yields the protein MGSPLGPLLANVFMTSIEENLERQGKLPSFYRRYVDDTLTIMPNMAAASSFLDTLNLAHSSVKFTMETESNGMLPFLGTQLLNRSPRIETKVYVKPTNSGLLLHFQSNVDNRYKNGLLRTMLDRAHRLSSSWSHFSDECDRLKSVFSRLKYPKQLVNSTIKRFVDSKVCDQPRPLSTAQETDNMVRVVLPFKDQNSAEFVKKQLKDLSLKVNKTIQPVFTSRKIEQELKVKEAKPPIINQQCVVYKFQCDLCDEGYVGYTRGHLHNRVKGHKQQSSAIARHYKNAHGSIPRDLLKRFEVLKKCKNKFDCLVYEMLFIRTLKPSLNVQSDSIRAKVFL from the coding sequence ATGGGTTCTCCCCTTGGCCCCTTGCTCGCTAATGTTTTCATGACCTCAATCGAAGAAAACCTCGAACGACAAGGAAAACTCCCTTCGTTCTATCGAAGATATGTAGACGACACCCTGACCATCATGCCGAATATGGCGGCAGCATCTAGCTTTCTAGAcacattaaaccttgcacattcaTCCGTAAAATTCACCATGGAAACTGAAAGCAATGGTATGTTGCCATTTCTGGGAACTCAGTTACTGAATCGATCTCCCCGGATAGAGACAAAGGTCTACGTAAAACCCACGAATTCAGGTctccttctgcattttcagagcaatgttgacaatcggtacaagaatggcttgctgagaactatgctcgatcgagcacaccgtttatcttcttcttggtcacacttctcagacgaatgtgaccgtttgaagtcagttttctcacgcctaaagtacccgaaacaactcgtaaattccactatcaaacgctttgttgactcaaaggtctgcgaccaaccgcgacctttatcaacagcccaagagacggataacatggttcgagtagtcttgccatttaaagaccaaaactcagcagaatttgtaaaaaaacaacttaaggatttgagcctgaaagtaaacaaaaccatccagcctgtatttaccagcagaaaaattgaacaggaactgaaagtgaaagaggcaaagccgccgatcataaatcagcagtgtgttgtatataaatttcaatgtgacctttgtgatgaaggttatgtaggctacacacgcggacatttacacaatcgtgtaaagggacataagcaacagtcctcggctattgccagacactataagaacgcacacgggtcgatccctcgggacctgcttaaacgctttgaggtgctcaaaaaatgtaaaaacaaatttgattgcttagtgtatgaaatgttatttataagaacacttaagcctagcctcaatgtgcaatcggattccattcgtgctaaagtattcttatag
- the LOC137984762 gene encoding RWD domain-containing protein 2A-like, with product MATSVEEINHIRETLALQISEVEMLRSMYPTEDEFKVDEQVLADIQEFCSGRTNLEPNGLNFSLTISLLHGEFGEANRDRENMIEVSFYFPQEYPNRKPELFARSQDVNREAQRELNDELNSHLSSLERGELCTLSVIQWVQENGGIYIRRSQDDKLTTAESKLRENDHKTKKNGTFLRMWLYMHHIYSKTKRKDILQWACDYDLTGFCLPGKPGVVCLEGNEINVEEYFSRLRRLNWKKITCRHREKGDENLSIDDQRKFSGFDELFFEVHGTRENHMDMGQFLHYLEQHNLGDIFQILFGIEGKSSLNS from the coding sequence ATGGCGACAAGCGTGGAGGAAATAAATCACATCCGAGAAACTCTAGcactgcagatctcggaggtgGAAATGCTTCGATCTATGTATCCGACAGAAGATGAGTTTAAAGTGGATGAGCAAGTTCTCGCAGACATACAAGAATTTTGTTCAGGAAGAACAAATTTGGAGCCAAATGGTCTTAATTTTTCACTAACGATAAGCTTATTACATGGTGAATTCGGTGAGGCAAATCGTGACCGAGAAAACATGATAGAAGTGTCGTTTTACTTTCCTCAGGAATACCCTAACAGAAAACCAGAGTTGTTTGCTAGATCACAGGATGTAAACAGAGAGGCCCAGAGGGAATTAAACGATGAATTGAATTCACACTTATCATCTCTTGAAAGAGGTGAGCTCTGCACTTTGTCTGTCATTCAGTGGGTTCAAGAAAATGGAGGAATTTATATCAGAAGAAGTCAAGACGACAAATTAACTACGGCAGAGAGTAAACTACGGGAAAATGAtcacaaaactaaaaaaaatggaactttCCTGAGAATGTGGTTGTATATGCATCATATTTATagtaaaacaaagagaaaagatATTTTACAATGGGCGTGCGATTATGACCTTACTGGTTTTTGTCTCCCAGGTAAACCAGGGGTTGTTTGTTTGGAAGGCAATGAGATAAATGTCGAGGAATATTTCAGCCGTTTGCGTCGACTAAATTGGAAGAAAATTACATGTAGACACAGAGAGAAAGGAGATGAGAACTTGAGCATTGATGATCAAAGAAAATTTTCGGGATTTGATGAACTATTTTTCGAAGTTCATGGGACAAGAGAGAATCACATGGATATGGGCCAGTTTCTTCATTATTTGGAACAGCATAACTTGGGTGATATCTTTCAGATTTTATTTGGAATAGAAGGGAAATCTTCTCTAAATAGTTGa